One Aquarana catesbeiana isolate 2022-GZ linkage group LG06, ASM4218655v1, whole genome shotgun sequence genomic region harbors:
- the NUDT1 gene encoding oxidized purine nucleoside triphosphate hydrolase: protein MFTSKLLTLVLVVQPPRILLGMKKRGFGAGRWNGFGGKVQTGETIEQAAKRELWEESGLTVDTLQKIGEIKFEFVGSTEILDVHVFRTDSFKGEPVESEEMRPQWFPLEKIPFDSMWPDDIIWFPLLLQKKKFQGYFKFEGHDKILSYTLQQVEDI from the exons ATGTTTACATCAAAGCTGCTCACACTTGTCCTAGTTGTCCAGCCCCCAAGAATTCTGTTAGGTATGAAGAAACGTGGTTTTGGTGCTGGCCGGTGGAATGGGTTTGGTGGCAAAGTGCAGACTGGAGAGACGATTGAACAAGCTGCAAAAAG AGAACTCTGGGAAGAAAGTGGTCTAACTGTTGACACACTACAGAAAATCGGTGAGATAAAATTTGAATTTGTGGGCAGCACTGAGATTTTGGATGTCCATGTGTTCCGAACAGATTCTTTCAAAGGAGAACCAGTTGAAAGTGAAG AAATGCGCCCTCAGTGGTTTCCCCTGGAGAAGATCCCCTTTGACAGTATGTGGCCAGATGATATCATTTGGTTTCCCCTTTTGCTACAGAAGAAGAAATTTCAAGGATACTTCAAGTTTGAGGGTCATGACAAAATCCTAAGCTACACCCTACAACAAGTGGAAGATATATGA